One stretch of Scophthalmus maximus strain ysfricsl-2021 chromosome 12, ASM2237912v1, whole genome shotgun sequence DNA includes these proteins:
- the tnfsf12 gene encoding tumor necrosis factor ligand superfamily member 12, with protein MLCRNGVEARISGGLRRRRVAAAAVCTNMHRILQRRRVRKLRVVWASLALVALSLAACSALFTAWTWRQTRDLSQSFKVLQDRLEQVNTQRKAIVQLILEKRELLVGQRVKRDGGTIRGKNGNGKKAASHFEITKVSSQQVGDGGVIKGWEERTLNMSKAVRYNKELGTFTVEKAGVYFLFCQVLFNEQQTPYVKLDVVTTGQRPQKLQCIEGYATTPSAGPHSFHFVKSCQVSGLLRLDRGAELQAITGSSFRLHTVGSPSASPHVFSIFKVN; from the exons ATGCTCTGCCGGAATGGAGTTGAAGCGCGGATCTCGGGCGgtctgcggcggcggcgagtAGCGGCAGCGGCGGTCTGCACCAACATGCATCGGATTCTGCAGAGGAGGCGAGTGCGCAAGCTGCGGGTCGTCTGGGCTTCTCTGGCCCTGGTGGCGCTGTCCCTGGCCGCGTGCAGCGCGCTCTTCACGGCGTGGACTTGGCGACAGACGCGGGACCTGTCCCAGTCCTTTAAGGTCTTGCAGGACCGATTGGAGCAG GTGAACACGCAGAGGAAGGCCATCGTCCAGCTCATCCTGGAGAAGAGGGAGCTGCTGGTGGGgcagagagtgaagagagatg GGGGGACGATCCGAGGGAAgaatggaaatggaaagaaGGCAGCGTCTCATTTCGAGA TAACCAAAGTCTCCTCTCAGCAAG tgggagACGGTGGCGTGATAAAGGGCTGGGAGGAGAGGACGTTGAATATGAGCAAAGCGGTGAGGTACAACAAGGAGCTGGGCACCTTCACTGTGGAGAAGGCGGGCGTCTACTTCCTGTTCTGCCAG gtgctGTTCAACGAGCAGCAGACTCCGTATGTGAAGCTGGACGTGGTGACCACGGGCCAGAGGCCTCAGAAGCTGCAGTGCATAGAGGGCTACGCGACGACCCCCTCCGCCGGGCCGCACTCCTTCCACTTCGTCAAGTCCTGCCAGGTGTCCGGCCTTCTGCGGCTGGATCGCGGCGCGGAGCTGCAGGCCATCACGGGCTCGTCCTTCAGACTCCACACCGTGGGCAGCCCCTCCGCCTCGCCGCACGTCTTCAGCATCTTCAAGGTCAACTGA
- the LOC118291385 gene encoding thialysine N-epsilon-acetyltransferase codes for MEKSESTADKALRALQAANGKSRISAVDLTPRPMAAEERRDSRDVSRLVDTFRYRSSSCIDRCRSSPSSPRRSPEPTNMDFSIRAANVDDCKDIARMLMELAEYEKVTDKVKISQKDLEQDGFSKNPFFHGIVAEVPEQHKTKEGHTKIGYALYFYSYSSWVGRAIYMEDLYVMPEFRGKGIGKALMSKVAQLGLAAGCRQLNFTVVDWNKSSLDFYFSQGCFDFTDKMGYHVMHCEGEELERLAQP; via the exons atggagaaaagtgAAAGCACCGCCGATAAGGCTTTGCGCGCTCTTCAAGCAGCCAATGGCAAATCGCGTATCTCGGCCGTTGACCTGACGCCTCGACCAATGGCGGCGGAGGAGAGGCGTGACTCGCGTGACGTCAGCCGCCTCGTCGACACTTTCCGTTACAGGAGCTCTTCCTGTATCGACCGCTGCCGATCGTCGCCAAGCTCCCCACGCCGTTCACCCGAGCCGACGAACATGGACTTCTCCATCCGCGCAGCCAACGTGGACGACTGCAAGGACATCGCGCGCATGCTCATG GAATTAGCTGAATATGAGAAAGTGACAGACAAAGTGAAAATCTCTCAGAAAG ACTTGGAGCAGGATGGTTTCTCCAAGAACCCGTTCTTCCATGGGATCGTTGCTGAGGTGCCAGAACAGCACAAAACCAAAGAAG GTCACACCAAGATAGGCTATGCACTCTACTTCTATTCCTACAGCTCGTGGGTCGGCAGAGCCATTTACATGGAGGACCTGTACGTGATGCCGGAGTTCAGAG GGAAGGGCATTGGTAAAGCATTAATGAGCAAGGTAGCGCAG CTGGGCCTGGCTGCCGGCTGCAGGCAGTTGAATTTCACCGTTGTGGACTGGAACAAATCATCCCTGGACTTTTACTTCAGCCAGGGCTGCTTCGATTTCACCGACAAAATGGGCTACCACGTTATGCACTGCgagggagaggagctggagcggCTGGCCCAACCCTGA
- the si:dkey-19b23.7 gene encoding uncharacterized protein si:dkey-19b23.7, whose translation MSCGSSKREREQKRKLQHFLSDLALLGSLQGFKHFQPWLRGKEELLLTVVNEDLGWRSPGFAVSRASSHSSTSSSCNSSDVSPSSSSPSLDSRSSSPLPGEPRAPRDPPAQTHAKAQPQAARDPSSEDHLLPASPSEREIAVPEVNCTLFLLAGYVKYGRPYAWIRSNHERLVNIGGTDSMVRDTPMKLKSIADWQTRGVRVWDIVSELVCLCTVPSPSNPFALDTRYIRGLPLPERFLATGALLNFLEMYVVYGNQDELHYDKVVEEVKPLRRLHVQSLLEVQRRREAPRPSCGPTVQDSSGEDGP comes from the exons ATGAGCTGCGGCAGCAGT aaaagagagagggagcagaagaggaagctgcagcACTTCCTGAGTGACCTGGCTCTGCTTGGATCACTGcag GGTTTCAAGCACTTCCAGCCTTGGctcagagggaaggaggagctgctgctgacggTCGTCAATGAGGATCTG GGTTGGCGTTCCCCGGGCTTCGCCGTGTCCCGAgcctcctctcactcctccaccagcagcagctgcaacagcagCGACGTgtcccccagcagcagctcccccaGCCTGGACAGTCGCAGCAGCTCGCCCCTGCCCGGGGAACCTCGGGCCCCCCGGGACCCCCCGGCGCAGACTCACGCCAAGGCGCAGCCGCAGGCCGCCAG GGACCCGAGCAGCGAGGACCATCTCCTGCCAGCGTCTCCCAGTGAACGAGAGATAGCAGTGCCC gaGGTGAACTGCACTCTGTTTTTACTGGCCGGCTACGTCAAGTACGGACGCCCCTACGCCTGGATACGCTCCAACCACGAGCGCCTGGTCAACATCGGCGGCACCGACTCAATGGTCAGGGACACGCCGATGAAGCTCAAGTCCATCGCAGACTGGCAGACGCGAG GCGTTCGCGTGTGGGACATCGTCAGTGAGCTGGTGTGCCTCTGCACCGTCCCCTCTCCCTCAAACCCCTTCGCCCTGGACACGCGTTACATCCGAGGTCTTCCCCTGCCCGAGCGGTTCCTCGCCACGGGCGCCCTCCTCAACTTCCTGGAGATGTACGTGGTGTACGGCAACCAGGACGAGCTGCACTATGACAAAG TTGTAGAGGAGGTGAAGCCTCTGAGGCGCCTCCACGTCCAGTCCCTGCTGGAGGTGCAGCGACGCAGAGAGGCCCCCAGGCCGAGCTGCGGCCCAACTGTGCAGGACTCTTCTGGAGAGGACGGACCGTGA
- the LOC118291370 gene encoding diamine acetyltransferase 1-like, which translates to MDFSIRAANQDDCRDIARMLMELSEYENMTDQVKISQKDLEQDGFSTKPFFHGIVAEVPEQHKAKEGHTKIGYALYFYSYSSWVGRVIYMENLYVMPEFRGKGIGKALMSKVAQLGLAADCTQLHFTVLDGNKSSLNFYFSQGCLNLTGKMSYQFMCCEGKALERLAQP; encoded by the exons ATGGACTTCTCCATCCGCGCAGCCAACCAGGACGACTGCAGGGACATCGCGCGCATGCTCATG GAATTATCTGAATATGAGAACATGACAGACCAGGTGAAAATCTCGCAGAAAG ACTTGGAGCAGGATGGTTTCTCCACGAAGCCGTTCTTCCATGGGATCGTTGCTGAGGTGCCAGAACAGCACAAAGCCAAAGAAG GTCACACCAAGATAGGCTATGCACTCTACTTCTATTCCTACAGCTCGTGGGTCGGCAGAGTCATTTACATGGAGAACCTGTACGTGATGCCGGAGTTCAGAG GGAAGGGCATTGGTAAAGCATTAATGAGCAAGGTAGCGCAG CTGGGCCTGGCTGCCGACTGCACCCAGCTCCATTTCACCGTTCTGGACGGGAACAAATCATCTCTGAACTTTTACTTCAGCCAGGGCTGCTTAAATCTTACGGGCAAAATGAGCTACCAGTTCATGTGCTGCGAGGGAAAGGCGCTGGAGCGCCTGGCCCAACCCTGA
- the si:dkey-19b23.8 gene encoding low density lipoprotein receptor adapter protein 1 produces the protein MSACTDPSSGRNSARLADGQVDEWERLRLTGAAGRHAAAADVSPKPDLKRAMSLGTFHLMQTLKNSPAAFRRRFRRDRTESLSHGDPLFKVHYLGTEKIFSLDREQAQDAISHLLEGIANGKKLGKDHALVVRPRYVEVKELSTGRQLTKTYLQDIAYCAADANRPNVFLYICKHQGQQLQCRVFWCSRAERARDMTACLAHSFQRALSDWQQDGSATLTPGEMKGKRAEESCSSPANAKSSTLPASLGKVRWKKRGSVSRSPLRAISRRGSASDSWN, from the exons ATGAGCGCGTGCACAG ATCCAAGCAGTGGACGCAACTCCGCCCGCCTTGCGGACGGACAGGTGGACGAGTGGGAGAGGCTCCGCCTGACGGGGGCCGCGGGTCgtcacgccgccgccgccgacgtTTCCCCCAAACCCGACCTGAAGCGCGCCATGTCGCTCGGCACGTTCCACCTCATGCAGACGCTTAAGAACTCCCCTGCCGCGTTTCGCCGGCGCTTTCGCCGCGACCGCACCGAGTCCCTGTCCCACGGCGACCCCCTCTTCAAAGTCCACTACTTGGGCACGGAGAAGATCTTCTCCCTGGACCGGGAGCAGGCGCAGGACGCCATTAGCCACTTGCTGGAAGGCATCGCCAACGGGAAGAAGCTGGGCAAAGACCACGCGCTGGTGGTGCGGCCGAGGTACgtggaggtgaaggagctgAGCACAGGCCGGCAGCTCACAAAGACGTACCTGCAGGACATTGCGTACTGTGCCGCCGACGCCAACCGGCCCAACGTCTTCCTGTACATCTGCAAGCATCAagggcagcagctgcagtgccGGGTGTTCTGGTGCAGCCGGGCCGAGCGGGCGCGCGACATGACGGCCTGCCTGGCGCACTCCTTCCAGCGGGCGCTCAGCGACTGGCAGCAGGACGGCTCGGCCACGCTGACGCCGGGGGAAATGAAGGGGAAACGTGCCGAGGAGTCGTGCAGCTCTCCCGCCAACGCAAAGAGCTCCACCCTGCCCGCCAGTCTGGGAAAAG TTCGCTGGAAGAAGAGGGGCTCCGTGTCTCGCAGCCCCCTCAGGGCCATCTCCAGACGGGGATCTGCCTCCGACAGCTGGAACTGA
- the smim20 gene encoding small integral membrane protein 20, translating into MSKNTRMALVFGGFVAAVGAAFYPIFFYPLSHKDEYRQVQRTNRAGINQAEIQPVGVKIWSDPFKPTEK; encoded by the exons atgtccaaaaatacGAGGATGGCGTTAGTATTCGGGGGGTTCGTGGCGGCGGTTGGCGCCGCGTTTTACCCCATATTTTTCTACCCGTTGTCGCATAAAGACGAGTACA GACAGGTCCAACGGACGAACCGGGCCGGAATCAACCAGGCAGAGATCCAACCTGTGG gtGTGAAGATCTGGTCTGATCCGTTCAAACCTACAGAAAAATGA
- the man2b2 gene encoding epididymis-specific alpha-mannosidase has product MGFLAVCVFAVCCSCSCGLSGENEPVQTFVIPHSHMDVGWVYTVQESLHAYAANVYSSVTEELSKAKDRRFIAVEQEFFRLWWDTVSTDSHKRQVRELVKEGRLEFILGGQVMHDEAVTDLEDEILQMTEGHGFLYETFGVRPQFSWHVDPFGASATTPVLFALAGFNAHLVSRVDYDLKDTMQKKKKLQFVWRGSPSLKGKQEIFTHIMDQFSYCTPAHLPFSNSSGFYWNGVALFPDPPKDGVYPNMSLPVTKKTLRAYAQTMVDNIKQRAAWFRTNHVLWPWGCDKQFYNSSVQFSNMDPLMKYINQNSKEFGVTVQYASLSEYFQAIHHSNLVWELRGSEDFLPYSTEPYQAWTGFYASRNVLKGVARQASSQLHAAETLFTRYRISFPDGPVAKDWALDKLRALRWAVSEVQHHDGITGTESPKVADMYLRHLTQATMKVEELLAALILLPHNLDITSVLNNRYHRRGVHQTLEQHVIVYNPLAWNVTTVINVTVSFLNAAVFDEDGQTVPAQIQRSAQSNVTYDLFVVVELGGLQHRKYLIKFPDKPCTGRSKCGRTYGAEGVSFERRRVRDWTRTGRRLLPVLSECYKLMFDQDTNLLHSITYLEEKSRVRVTQDFWEYHANGDVKAGPISDNYMFSTNGSAARAYQAVEMEIVPGKIVSEVRQYFFRDESDKDYAYSITTRVPECFGTGARCRRLEQTYSLGPLHLNTEVVLRTATALKNNRTLYTDDNGYQMMKRPYRKFTNNTVARNYFPMVRTAYIEDEHSRLALVSDRAHGASSQASGQLEVMLHRRLWNNLPWNRGYNLTLNDTSVVRPTLWMMLGSVSGTSAHYQREAVELQHRPVIMPIDQPQRPWQEKEPRGSSPVRPVVLPPNLHLLSLSIPGWNYSSDHDVHLAHVHAGKDLHSEPDYDRVLLRIMHLFEEGEDPELSKPVTINLKEVLRGIGEVKVLQERSLTGTWDVASLQRWKWKTADKTENKGRGRCGDEAFTVTISPKEIRTFFVHFASKDF; this is encoded by the exons ATGGGATTTTTAgccgtttgtgtgtttgctgtttgttgtaGTTGCTCATGTGGATTGTCGGGCGAGAACGAGCCAGTCCAGACATTTGTCATCCCCCACAGTCACATGGATGTTGGCTGGGTGTACACCGTTCAG GAGAGTTTGCACGCCTATGCAGCCAACGTGTACAGCAGTGTGACCGAGGAGCTGTCAAAGGCTAAAGACCGCAGGTTCATCGCTGTGGAGCAGGAGTTCTTCCGCCTGTGGTGGGACACCGTGTCCACAGACTCCCATAAGAGACAA GTGCGAGAGCTCGTAAAAGAAGGTAGACTCGAGTTCATCCTCGGGGGCCAGGTGATGCACGACGAGGCTGTGACTGATCTAGAAGATGAGATCTTGCAAATGACAG AGGGACACGGTTTCCTCTACGAGACGTTCGGGGTGCGTCCTCAGTTCTCCTGGCACGTGGATCCATTTGGAGCCTCTGCCACCACGCCGGTGCTGTTCGCCCTGGCAGGGTTCAACGCCCACCTAGTCTCACGCGTCGACTACGACCTCAAAGACACCATGCAGAAAAAGAAG aaactACAGTTTGTATGGAGAGGTTCTCCCTCTCTAAAAGGGAAGCAGGAAATCTTCACTCACATCATGGACCAGTTTAGTTACTGCACTCCAGCTCATCTGCCGTTCTCAAACAG TTCTGGCTTCTACTGGAACGGAGTGGCCTTGTTCCCCGACCCACCTAAAGACGGAGTCTACCCCAACATGAGTTTGCCCGTCACCAAAAAGACGCTGCGTGCCTACGCCCAGACCATGGTGGACAACATCAAGCAGAGGGCGGCTTGGTTTAGGACTAACCACGTTCTCTGGCCATGG GGCTGCGACAAACAGTTCTACAACTCGTCTGTACAGTTCAGCAACATGGATCCTTTAATGAAGTACATCAACCAGAACAGCAAAGAGTTCGGGGTGACGGTCCAGTATGCCAGTCTAAGTGAATACTTCCAAGCCATCCACCATTCAAACCTTGTCTGGGAGTTACGGGGGAGTGAAGATTTTCTTCCGTACTCCACCG AACCTTACCAGGCCTGGACGGGATTTTACGCCTCcagaaatgttttgaaaggaGTGGCACGGCAAGCTAGTTCCCAGCTTCACGCAGCCGAGACTCTCTTCACCCGGTACCGGATCAGCTTCCCCGACGGACCTGTGGCTAAAGACTGGGCCCTGGACAAACTGAGAGCCCTTCGCTGGGCTGTCTCTGAG GTGCAGCACCACGATGGAATCACTGGCACAGAGTCTCCGAAGGTGGCGGACATGTACCTGCGGCATCTCACGCAGGCCACGATGAAAGTGGAGGAGCTTCTCGCCGCACTCATCCTGCTGCCGCACAACCTCGACATCACCAGCGTCCTCAACAACCGCTACCACCGAAGAG GTGTGCACCAGACTCTGGAGCAACATGTCATCGTTTACAACCCGTTGGCGTGGAACGTCACCACCGTCATCAACGTAACGGTGTCCTTCCTGAATGCAGCCGTCTTTGATGAGGATGGGCAGACTGTGCCCGCACAG ATCCAGAGATCCGCTCAGTCCAATGTGACCTACGACCTTTTCGTCGTGGTGGAGCTGGGGGGCCTTCAGCACCGAAAGTACCTGATCAAGTTCCCCGACAAGCCGTGCACCGGCAGGTCCAAGTGCGGTCGGACCTACGGAGCCGAGGGGGTCTCGTTTGAGAGACGCCGTGTCCGGGACTGGACGAGAACGGGGAGGCGGCTTCTACCGGTCCTGAGCGAATGTTACAAGCTCATGTTCGACCAGGACACCAATCTGCTGCACAGCATCACTTATCT TGAGGAGAAAAGCAGGGTGAGGGTGACTCAGGATTTCTGGGAGTACCACGCAAACGGAGACGTAAAAGCAGGGCCCATCTCCGACAACTACATGTTCAGCACCAACGGCTCCGCTGCGCGGGCCTACCAGGCTGTGGAAATGGAGATCGTCCCTGGGAAGATCGTGTCTGAGGTCAGGCAGTACTTCTTCAG ggatGAAAGTGATAAAGACTACGCTTACTCAATCACCACCCGCGTCCCGGAATGTTTCGGGACCGGAGCGCGGTGTCGCAGGCTGGAGCAGACCTATTCGCTGGGGCCCCTCCACCTAAACACAGAGGTCGTCCTCCGGACCGCCACCGCCCTGAAGAACAACAGGACCCTGTACACAGACGACAATGGCTACCAGATGATGAAGAGGCCGTACAGGAAGTTCACTAATAACACCGTAGCGAGA AACTACTTCCCAATGGTCCGTACCGCCTACATCGAGGATGAGCACAGCAGACTGGCGCTCGTCAGTGACAGAGCCCACGGCGCGTCCAGCCAAGCCAGCGGACAACTAGAG GTCATGCTCCATCGACGTCTTTGGAACAACCTGCCCTGGAACCGCGGCTACAACCTGACCCTGAACGACACCTCAGTCGTCAGGCCCACCCTGTGGATGATGCTGGGCTCTGTCAGTGGCACCTCGGCGCACTACCAGAGGGAGGCAGTTGAGCTGCAGCACAGACCAGTCATCATGCCCATAGACCAACCTC AGAGGCCCTGGCAGGAGAAGGAGCCCAGGGGAAGTTCTCCCGTGCGTCCAGTCGTTCTGCCGCCGAACCTCCACCTGCTCAGCCTCAGCATCCCCGGATGGAACTACAGCTCGGATCACGACGTTCACCTCGCTCACGTTCACGCAG GTAAAGATCTGCACTCGGAGCCGGACTATGACCGGGTCCTGTTGAGAATCATGCATCTGTTTGAGGAGGGAGAAGATCCTGAGCTTTCAAAGCCGGTCACCATAAACTTGAAG GAGGTTCTGCGGGGCATCGGGGAAGTGAAAGTGCTGCAGGAGCGTTCTCTCACAGGAACCTGGGACGTCGCCAGCCTGCAGAGGTGGAAGTGGAAGACTGCAGATAAAACag AGAACAAAGGTCGTGGGAGATGTGGAGACGAAGCTTTCACTGTCACCATCTCGCCCAAAGAGATCAGGACCTTCTTCGTTCACTTCGCCTCCAAGGACTTTTAG